A region of Ictidomys tridecemlineatus isolate mIctTri1 chromosome 4, mIctTri1.hap1, whole genome shotgun sequence DNA encodes the following proteins:
- the Syvn1 gene encoding E3 ubiquitin-protein ligase synoviolin isoform X1: MFRTAVMMAASLALTGAVVAHAYYLKHQFYPTVVYLTKSSPSMAVLYIQAFVLVFLLGKVMGKVFFGQLRAAEMEHLLERSWYAVTETCLAFTVFRDDFSPRFVALFTLLLFLKCFHWLAEDRVDFMERSPNISWLFHCRIVSLMFLLGILDFLFVSHAYHSILTRGASVQLVFGFEYAILMTMVLTIFIKYVLHSVDLQSENPWDNKAVYMLYTELFTGFIKVLLYMAFMTIMIKVHTFPLFAIRPMYLAMRQFKKAVTDAIMSRRAIRNMNTLYPDATPEELQAMDNVCIICREEMVTGAKRLPCNHIFHTSCLRSWFQRQQTCPTCRMDVLRASLPAQSPPPPEPADQGPPPAPHPPPLLPQPPNFPQGLLPPFPPGMFPLWPPMGPFPPVPPPPSSGEAAAPPSTSAAALSRPSGAATTTAASTGAPAPAPGSAPAPGSAPEASPAPGFPFPPPWMGMPLPPPFAFPPMPVPPAGFAGLTPEELRALEGHERQHLEARLQSLRNIHTLLDAAMLQINQYLTVLASLGPPRPAPSVNPAEETASPVVAAASSTSIPSSEATTPSPGASPPAPETEKPPAPESVGAEELPEDGEPDAAELRRRRLQKLESPVAH, encoded by the exons ATGTTCCGCACCGCAGTGATGATGGCGGCCAGCCTGGCGCTGACCGGGGccgtggtggctcatgcctactACCTCAAACACCAGTTCTACCCCACTGTGGTGTACTTGACCAAGTCCAGCCCCAGCATGGCA GTCCTGTACATCCAGGCCTTCGTCCTTGTCTTCCTTTTGGGCAAGGTGATGGGCAAGGTGTTCTTTGGGCAGCTGAGGGCAGCAGAGATGGAG CACCTTCTGGAGCGTTCCTGGTATGCTGTTACTGAGACTTGTCTGGCCTTCACCGTTTTTCGGGATGACTTCAGCCCTCGCTTTGTTGCGCTCTtcaccctcctcctctttctcaaaTGTTTCCACTGGCTGGCCGAGGACCGTGTGGACTTT ATGGAACGCAGCCCCAATATCTCCTGGCTCTTTCACTGCCGAATTGTCT CCCTTATGTTCCTCCTGGGTATCCTGGACTTCCTCTTCGTCAGCCACGCTTATCACAGCATCCTGACCCGTGGGGCCTCTGTGCAGCTGGTGTTTGGCTTTGAG TATGCCATCCTGATGACAATGGTGCTCACCATCTTCATCAAGTATGTGCTACACTCCGTGGACCTCCAGAGCGAGAACCCCTGGGACAACAAAGCTGTGTACATGCTCTACACAGAGCTGTTCACAG GCTTTATCAAGGTTCTGCTGTACATGGCCTTCATGACTATCATGATCAAGGTGCACACCTTCCCGCTCTTTGCCATCCGACCCATGtacctggccatgag GCAGTTCAAGAAAGCTGTGACAGACGCCATCATGTCCCGCCGAGCCATCCGCAACATGAACACACT GTATCCAGATGCCACTCCTGAGGAACTTCAGGCAATGGACAATGTCTGTATCATCTGCCGAGAAGAAATGGTGACTGGTGCCAAGAGGCTGCCCTGCAACCACATCTTCcacaccag CTGCCTGCGCTCCTGGTTCCAGCGACAGCAGACCTGCCCTACCTGCCGAATGGATGTCCTAAGAGCATCTCTGCCAGCCCAGTCACCACCACCTCCTGAGCCTGCGGATCAGGGGCCACCCCCTGCCCCTCATCCCCCaccactcctgcctcagccccctaacT tcccccagggcctcctgcctcctTTTCCTCCAGGCATGTTCCCGCTGTGGCCCCCCATGGGTCCCTTCCCACCTGTCCCACCTCCCCCAAGCTCCGGAGAGGCTGCAGCCCCTCCATCCACCAGTGCAG CAGCCCTTTCTCGGCCCAGTGGAGCAGCTACAACTACAGCTGCTAGCACGGGTGCCCCTGCCCCAGCACCTGGCTCTGCCCCAGCACCTGGCTCTGCCCCAGAAGCTAGCCCTGCCCCAggcttccccttccctcctccctggatGGGTATGCCCCTGCCGCCACCCTTTG CCTTCCCCCCCATGCCTGTGCCCCCTGCGGGCTTTGCTGGGCTGACCCCAGAGGAACTGCGAGCTCTGGAGGGCCATGAGCGGCAGCACCTGGAGGCCCGGCTGCAGAGCCTGCGCAACATCCACACTCTGCTCGACGCCGCCATGCTGCAAATCAACCAGTATCTCACTGTGCTGGCCTCTTTGGG GCCCCCCCGGCCTGCCCCTTCTGTCAACCCTGCTGAAGAGACTGCCTCTCCAGTGGTTGCTGCTGCCTCCTCTACCAGCATCCCCAGCTCTGAGGCTACCACCCCATCTCCAGGAGCCTCCCCACCAGCCCCTGAAACTGAAAAGCCTCCAG CTCCTGAGTCAGTGGGTGCTGAGGAGCTGCCTGAAGATGGAGAGCCTGATGCTGCAGAGCTCCGCCGTCGCCGCCTACAAAAGTTGGAGTCCCCTGTTGCCCACTGA
- the Syvn1 gene encoding E3 ubiquitin-protein ligase synoviolin isoform X2 yields the protein MFRTAVMMAASLALTGAVVAHAYYLKHQFYPTVVYLTKSSPSMAVLYIQAFVLVFLLGKVMGKVFFGQLRAAEMEHLLERSWYAVTETCLAFTVFRDDFSPRFVALFTLLLFLKCFHWLAEDRVDFMERSPNISWLFHCRIVSLMFLLGILDFLFVSHAYHSILTRGASVQLVFGFEYAILMTMVLTIFIKYVLHSVDLQSENPWDNKAVYMLYTELFTGFIKVLLYMAFMTIMIKVHTFPLFAIRPMYLAMRQFKKAVTDAIMSRRAIRNMNTLYPDATPEELQAMDNVCIICREEMVTGAKRLPCNHIFHTSCLRSWFQRQQTCPTCRMDVLRASLPAQSPPPPEPADQGPPPAPHPPPLLPQPPNFPQGLLPPFPPGMFPLWPPMGPFPPVPPPPSSGEAAAPPSTSAALSRPSGAATTTAASTGAPAPAPGSAPAPGSAPEASPAPGFPFPPPWMGMPLPPPFAFPPMPVPPAGFAGLTPEELRALEGHERQHLEARLQSLRNIHTLLDAAMLQINQYLTVLASLGPPRPAPSVNPAEETASPVVAAASSTSIPSSEATTPSPGASPPAPETEKPPAPESVGAEELPEDGEPDAAELRRRRLQKLESPVAH from the exons ATGTTCCGCACCGCAGTGATGATGGCGGCCAGCCTGGCGCTGACCGGGGccgtggtggctcatgcctactACCTCAAACACCAGTTCTACCCCACTGTGGTGTACTTGACCAAGTCCAGCCCCAGCATGGCA GTCCTGTACATCCAGGCCTTCGTCCTTGTCTTCCTTTTGGGCAAGGTGATGGGCAAGGTGTTCTTTGGGCAGCTGAGGGCAGCAGAGATGGAG CACCTTCTGGAGCGTTCCTGGTATGCTGTTACTGAGACTTGTCTGGCCTTCACCGTTTTTCGGGATGACTTCAGCCCTCGCTTTGTTGCGCTCTtcaccctcctcctctttctcaaaTGTTTCCACTGGCTGGCCGAGGACCGTGTGGACTTT ATGGAACGCAGCCCCAATATCTCCTGGCTCTTTCACTGCCGAATTGTCT CCCTTATGTTCCTCCTGGGTATCCTGGACTTCCTCTTCGTCAGCCACGCTTATCACAGCATCCTGACCCGTGGGGCCTCTGTGCAGCTGGTGTTTGGCTTTGAG TATGCCATCCTGATGACAATGGTGCTCACCATCTTCATCAAGTATGTGCTACACTCCGTGGACCTCCAGAGCGAGAACCCCTGGGACAACAAAGCTGTGTACATGCTCTACACAGAGCTGTTCACAG GCTTTATCAAGGTTCTGCTGTACATGGCCTTCATGACTATCATGATCAAGGTGCACACCTTCCCGCTCTTTGCCATCCGACCCATGtacctggccatgag GCAGTTCAAGAAAGCTGTGACAGACGCCATCATGTCCCGCCGAGCCATCCGCAACATGAACACACT GTATCCAGATGCCACTCCTGAGGAACTTCAGGCAATGGACAATGTCTGTATCATCTGCCGAGAAGAAATGGTGACTGGTGCCAAGAGGCTGCCCTGCAACCACATCTTCcacaccag CTGCCTGCGCTCCTGGTTCCAGCGACAGCAGACCTGCCCTACCTGCCGAATGGATGTCCTAAGAGCATCTCTGCCAGCCCAGTCACCACCACCTCCTGAGCCTGCGGATCAGGGGCCACCCCCTGCCCCTCATCCCCCaccactcctgcctcagccccctaacT tcccccagggcctcctgcctcctTTTCCTCCAGGCATGTTCCCGCTGTGGCCCCCCATGGGTCCCTTCCCACCTGTCCCACCTCCCCCAAGCTCCGGAGAGGCTGCAGCCCCTCCATCCACCAGTGCAG CCCTTTCTCGGCCCAGTGGAGCAGCTACAACTACAGCTGCTAGCACGGGTGCCCCTGCCCCAGCACCTGGCTCTGCCCCAGCACCTGGCTCTGCCCCAGAAGCTAGCCCTGCCCCAggcttccccttccctcctccctggatGGGTATGCCCCTGCCGCCACCCTTTG CCTTCCCCCCCATGCCTGTGCCCCCTGCGGGCTTTGCTGGGCTGACCCCAGAGGAACTGCGAGCTCTGGAGGGCCATGAGCGGCAGCACCTGGAGGCCCGGCTGCAGAGCCTGCGCAACATCCACACTCTGCTCGACGCCGCCATGCTGCAAATCAACCAGTATCTCACTGTGCTGGCCTCTTTGGG GCCCCCCCGGCCTGCCCCTTCTGTCAACCCTGCTGAAGAGACTGCCTCTCCAGTGGTTGCTGCTGCCTCCTCTACCAGCATCCCCAGCTCTGAGGCTACCACCCCATCTCCAGGAGCCTCCCCACCAGCCCCTGAAACTGAAAAGCCTCCAG CTCCTGAGTCAGTGGGTGCTGAGGAGCTGCCTGAAGATGGAGAGCCTGATGCTGCAGAGCTCCGCCGTCGCCGCCTACAAAAGTTGGAGTCCCCTGTTGCCCACTGA